Proteins encoded by one window of Actinocorallia herbida:
- a CDS encoding AMP-binding protein, translated as MEVAPVPDWGTIPRMLRDRARTHGAVEVVSTEDVTLTLEELRDRAAQVARSLIAVGVEPGDRVAVWAPNTPDWVVTCYGLWDAGAAVAPLSTRFRGIEAAEVLRKTGAKALFVAEGFMDTSYLAMLEGADLPDLKTVVPYGGDAWAEFLALGESVSPEAAEERALAVRPDGLAEIMATSGTTGAPKGVMLQHWQLLRGYWDWAELVTVREGDRYPIIAPFSHGFGINAGLLACVLRAATMMPIALFQPDALLDLIETRRVSVIAGAPAMFFKLLDELPGRDVSSLRVAICGAAAVPSELIRRMLAEAGVERMINAYGLMEGTVVSMTRPGDPIDVIAGTTGRAVPGVELRIVDDEGKDLPSGERGEILVGGYGVMPGYWRDPERTAEAVDADGWLHTGDIGTLDEAGNLAIVDRKKEMFIANGFNGYPAEIEALLLRCPGVTQVAVVGIPDAAMGEAACAFVIGSASPEEVRTWAKANMSNYKVPRRVVPVEALPLNVNGKVDKISLRASAS; from the coding sequence ATGGAAGTGGCGCCGGTACCGGACTGGGGCACGATCCCGCGCATGCTGCGCGACCGCGCGCGCACGCACGGCGCGGTGGAGGTCGTGTCCACCGAGGACGTGACGCTGACGCTGGAGGAGCTGAGAGACCGGGCCGCGCAAGTGGCCCGGAGCCTCATCGCCGTGGGCGTCGAACCCGGGGACCGGGTGGCCGTGTGGGCGCCCAACACCCCCGACTGGGTCGTCACCTGCTACGGGTTGTGGGACGCGGGAGCCGCCGTCGCGCCTCTGTCCACCCGCTTCCGCGGCATCGAGGCGGCGGAGGTGCTGCGCAAGACCGGGGCGAAGGCGCTGTTCGTCGCCGAGGGCTTCATGGACACGTCCTACCTGGCGATGCTCGAAGGCGCGGACCTGCCCGACCTCAAGACCGTCGTCCCCTACGGCGGCGACGCCTGGGCGGAGTTCCTTGCGCTCGGCGAGTCCGTCTCGCCGGAGGCCGCGGAAGAACGCGCTCTGGCCGTACGGCCGGACGGGCTCGCGGAGATCATGGCGACGTCCGGCACGACGGGCGCGCCCAAGGGCGTCATGCTCCAGCACTGGCAGCTCCTGCGCGGGTACTGGGACTGGGCCGAGCTGGTGACGGTCCGCGAGGGCGACAGGTACCCGATCATCGCGCCGTTCTCGCACGGCTTCGGCATCAACGCCGGGCTGCTGGCCTGCGTGCTGCGCGCCGCCACGATGATGCCGATCGCGCTCTTCCAGCCCGACGCGCTGCTCGACCTCATCGAGACCCGGCGCGTCAGCGTCATCGCCGGGGCGCCCGCGATGTTCTTCAAGCTGCTGGACGAACTGCCCGGCCGGGACGTCTCCTCGCTCCGCGTCGCGATCTGCGGGGCCGCCGCGGTGCCGTCGGAACTCATCCGGCGGATGCTCGCCGAGGCCGGGGTGGAGCGGATGATCAACGCCTACGGCCTCATGGAGGGCACCGTGGTGTCCATGACCAGGCCCGGCGACCCCATCGACGTCATCGCGGGCACCACCGGACGCGCGGTGCCCGGCGTGGAGCTGCGCATCGTGGACGACGAAGGCAAGGACCTGCCCTCCGGCGAGCGCGGGGAGATCCTGGTCGGGGGCTACGGCGTCATGCCCGGCTACTGGCGGGACCCCGAGCGGACCGCCGAGGCCGTCGACGCCGACGGCTGGCTGCACACCGGCGACATCGGCACCCTGGACGAAGCGGGCAACCTCGCCATCGTGGACCGCAAGAAGGAGATGTTCATCGCCAACGGGTTCAACGGCTACCCGGCGGAGATCGAGGCCCTGCTCCTGCGCTGTCCGGGCGTCACCCAGGTGGCCGTCGTGGGGATCCCCGACGCGGCGATGGGCGAGGCGGCCTGCGCGTTCGTCATCGGAAGCGCCTCGCCCGAGGAGGTCAGGACCTGGGCCAAGGCGAACATGTCCAACTACAAGGTGCCCCGGCGGGTCGTCCCCGTCGAGGCACTTCCGCTGAACGTCAACGGCAAGGTGGACAAGATCTCCCTACGGGCGTCCGCTTCGTAG